A DNA window from Theobroma cacao cultivar B97-61/B2 chromosome 5, Criollo_cocoa_genome_V2, whole genome shotgun sequence contains the following coding sequences:
- the LOC18599635 gene encoding cytochrome P450 89A2: protein METWFLIVLTISISLLLKAFLNLFYPSKKLPHTLPPGPPTFPIIGNILWLRKSFFQIEPILRHLGTKLGPMVTIHIGPRPAIFVFDRSLAHQALVQSGSLFSDRPKALPINKIMSSNQHSISSAFYGPTWRLLRRNLTSEILHPSRIKSYSLARKWVLEILFDGLQSKAETGEAVQVLAQFKYAMFCLLVLMCFGDKLSQDQIKEIEAVLQRVLLGFGRFNILNFWPRVTKVLLRKRWEQFYQLRKDQEDLLIPLIRARKKAKEENLTKKASDDYVLAYVDTLLDLELPEEKRKLEEGEIVSLASEFLNGGTDTTSTALQWIMANLVKYPHVQDKLLLEIKGVVGDGAEEIKEDDLQKMPYLKAVVLEGLRRHPPGHFVLPHCATEDTVLGGFLVPKNGTVNFMVADMGWDPKVWEDPMAFKPERFLRSDDGSGEVFDITGSREIKMMPFGVGRRICPGIGLAMLHLEYFVANLIWKFEWKAMDGDEISLEEKQEFTIVMKTPLRAHISPRER, encoded by the coding sequence ATGGAAACCTGGTTCCTCATCGTTCTCACGATCTCTATTTCTCTCCTTCTCAAGGCCTTCCTCAACCTCTTCTACCCTTCCAAAAAGCTTCCCCACACTCTCCCTCCAGGCCCTCCCACTTTCCCTATCATCGGCAACATCTTATGGCTCCGCAAATCTTTCTTCCAAATCGAACCAATCCTCCGCCACCTCGGTACAAAGCTTGGCCCCATGGTCACCATCCACATAGGTCCTCGTCCCGCCATCTTTGTCTTCGATCGTTCCCTTGCTCACCAGGCTTTGGTACAGAGCGGTTCACTATTTTCAGACCGCCCCAAAGCTCTTCCTATTAATAAGATTATGAGTAGCAACCAACATAGCATCAGCTCCGCCTTCTACGGCCCTACCTGGCGGCTTTTGCGGCGGAATCTGACGTCAGAAATCCTCCATCCTTCACGTATAAAGTCGTATTCTCTTGCACGTAAATGGGTTTTGGAAATCCTTTTTGATGGTTTACAGTCAAAGGCTGAAACTGGTGAAGCAGTTCAGGTTTTGGCTCAATTTAAATATGCTATGTTTTGTTTATTGGTTTTGATGTGTTTTGGTGACAAGCTTAgtcaagatcaaatcaaagagATTGAGGCGGTTCTGCAAAGGGTGCTGTTAGGTTTTGGAAGATTCAATATACTTAACTTTTGGCCTAGAGTGACCAAGGTTTTGCTTCGTAAGAGGTGGGAGCAGTTTTATCAGCTGCGTAAAGATCAAGAAGATTTGCTGATTCCTCTGATAAGAGCAAGAAAGAAAGCTAAAGAGGAGAACTTGACTAAGAAGGCAAGTGATGATTATGTTTTAGCATATGTTGATACTTTGTTGGATTTGGAGTTACCGGAGGAGAAAAGGAAGCTTGAGGAAGGAGAAATTGTCAGTTTGGCCTCTGAGTTTCTTAATGGTGGCACTGACACGACCTCCACTGCTTTGCAGTGGATCATGGCAAATTTGGTGAAGTACCCTCATGTTCAAGATAAATTATTGCTTGAAATCAAAGGGGTTGTAGGAGATGGGGCggaagaaatcaaagaagatgATTTGCAAAAGATGCCTTATTTGAAAGCAGTGGTTTTAGAAGGGCTAAGAAGGCACCCACCAGGGCACTTTGTGTTGCCTCATTGTGCGACAGAAGACACAGTCCTGGGAGGATTTTTGGTCCCAAAGAATGGAACTGTCAATTTCATGGTGGCCGATATGGGGTGGGATCCAAAGGTGTGGGAGGATCCAATGGCATTTAAGCCTGAGAGGTTCTTGAGAAGTGATGATGGTAGTGGGGAAGTGTTTGATATAACAGGGAGTAGGGAGATTAAGATGATGCCTTTTGGTGTTGGGAGAAGAATTTGTCCTGGAATTGGCTTAGCCATGCTTCATTTGGAGTATTTTGTGGCaaatttgatttggaaattcGAATGGAAGGCCATGGATGGAGATGAGATTAGCCTGGAGGAGAAGCAGGAGTTCACAATAGTGATGAAGACTCCATTGCGGGCCCACATTTCACCAAGGGAGAGATAA
- the LOC18599639 gene encoding cytochrome P450 89A2: MKSSFCQQTQITNNTCRSLKSSFIYPPPNSLSTQSNMETWFVILVTISISLLFRALINLLSSHSENPSQTLPPGPANIPIISNILWLRRTFSELEPILRNLHNKLGPMVTLNILSRPAIFISDRSLAHQALIQSGALFADRPEPPFIAKIVTCNQHNINSAPYGPTWRLLRRNLTAQILHPSRIKSYSHARKWVLQILLESLISHSKTGEPVRAVDHFQYAMFCLLVLMCFGDKLNQEQIKEIESIQRRLLIDVGGRFNLLNFWPNLTRFLLHKRWKEFCQALEVQEKVLVHLIRARKKVKEERLSKSKEDKEEADDDEYLLAYVDTLLDLQLPEGQRNLTEQEIVTLSSEFLNGGTDTTSTALQWIMANMVKYPHVQEKLFMEIKGVVRDGEEEVKEDDLQKMPYLKAVILEGLRRHPPGHFVLPHSVREDTVLGGFSVPKNATINFMIAEMGWDPKIWEDPMSFKPERFLSSGNKSGEVFDITGTREIKMMPFGVGRRICPGLGLAMLHLEYFVANLVWNLEWKAMDGDEVSLEEKQEFTVGMKTPLQAHIYPRKR, encoded by the coding sequence ATGAAGTCAAGCTTTTGCCAACAAACTCAAATTACAAATAATACTTGCCGCTCCCTCAAATCCTCTTTTATATACCCACCACCCAACTCTCTCTCAACCCAAAGCAACATGGAAACCTGGTTCGTCATTCTCGTCACCATCTccatttctcttctctttaGAGCTCTCATTAACCTTCTTTCATCCCATTCAGAGAACCCTTCTCAAACACTCCCTCCGGGCCCTGCCAACATTCCCATTATCAGCAACATTTTATGGCTCAGGAGAACCTTTTCCGAACTGGAACCAATCCTCCGGAACCTCCATAACAAGCTTGGTCCGATGGTCACTCTCAACATTCTTTCTCGCCCTGCTATTTTCATCTCCGATCGCTCTCTCGCCCACCAGGCGTTAATTCAAAGCGGTGCTTTGTTTGCCGACCGCCCCGAACCTCCTTTCATAGCCAAGATTGTAACCTGTAATCAACATAATATCAACTCTGCTCCCTATGGTCCAACTTGGAGACTTTTGAGGCGTAACCTCACAGCTCAAATCCTCCATCCTTCGCGTATAAAATCCTACTCTCATGCTCGGAAATGGGTTCTTCAAATCTTGTTAGAATCCTTAATCTCACACTCTAAAACTGGAGAACCAGTTCGTGCTGTGGATCATTTTCAATATGCTATGTTCTGCTTATTGGTGCTGATGTGTTTCGGTGACAAGCTTAATCAAGAACAAATTAAAGAGATTGAGAGTATTCAGCGCCGTTTGCTAATAGACGTGGGAGGAAGATTCAACCTACTCAATTTCTGGCCTAACTTGACAAGGTTTTTGCTTCATAAACGTTGGAAGGAGTTCTGTCAGGCCCTCGAGGTTCAAGAAAAGGTGTTGGTTCATTTGATAAGGGCACgaaagaaagtgaaagaggAGAGATTGAGCAAGAGTAAAGAGGACAAAGAGGAAGCTGATGATGACGAGTATCTTTTGGCGTATGTTGATACTTTGCTTGATCTTCAACTACCGGAGGGACAAAGGAATCTTACTGAACAGGAAATTGTCACTTTGAGCTCTGAGTTTCTCAATGGTGGAACAGATACTACCTCCACTGCTTTGCAGTGGATTATGGCAAACATGGTGAAATATCCACATGTTCAAGAGAAGCTATTCATGGAGATCAAAGGGGTTGTGAGAGATGGAGAGGAAGAGGTCAAGGAAGATGATTTGCAGAAGATGCCTTACTTGAAGGCAGTGATCTTGGAGGGGCTAAGAAGGCACCCACCAGGCCACTTTGTTCTGCCTCATAGTGTGAGAGAAGACACAGTCCTCGGAGGATTTTCCGTACCCAAGAATGCTACCATTAATTTCATGATAGCAGAAATGGGGTGGGATCCGAAAATATGGGAGGATCCAATGTCATTTAAGCCTGAAAGGTTCCTTAGCAGTGGCAATAAAAGCGGGGAAGTCTTTGATATAACAGGAACTAGGGAAATCAAGATGATGCCGTTTGGGGTAGGGAGGAGGATTTGTCCTGGACTCGGCTTGGCCATGCTTCATCTGGAGTATTTTGTGGCAAATCTTGTTTGGAACCTCGAATGGAAGGCTATGGATGGAGATGAGGTCAGCTTGGAGGAGAAGCAGGAGTTCACGGTGGGGATGAAGACTCCATTGCAGGCCCATATTTATCCTAGGAAAAGATAA
- the LOC18599638 gene encoding uncharacterized protein LOC18599638, translating to MATTSKNMKGFYRQKKNNSRGRITKSKSSKSTENPSPKHPATFSSDITQPAALTSPGGSLDLKDDFDEQEEVLRQFDMNMAYGPCLGITRMARWERAQRLGLNPPKEIENLLKGGKVKLESLFDGRV from the exons ATGGCAACCACTTCCAAGAACATGAAGGGTTTCTACAGGCAAAAGAAGAACAACAGTAGGGGACGCATAACCAAGTCGAAATCCTCGAAATCAACCGAAAACCCGTCGCCCAAACACCCCGCTACTTTCAGTTCCGATATCACCCAGCCCGCCGCCCTTACTTCTCCCGGTGGTTCCCTCGATCTCAAAG ATGATTTTGATGAGCAAGAGGAAGTGTTAAGGCAATTTGATATGAACATGGCATATGGACCGTGCCTTGGGATAACGCGGATGGCTCGTTGGGAAAGAGCTCAAAGGTTGGGGCTAAACCCTCCTAAAGAAATTGAGAATCTCTTGAAAGGTGGGAAAGTGAAGTTAGAATCCTTATTTGATGGTCGTGTTTAG